The Herbaspirillum sp. RTI4 genome has a segment encoding these proteins:
- a CDS encoding EAL and HDOD domain-containing protein, protein MAVKDSTDAFPLVFFQPVADIHYNWTALMLHVSPPAQGGSEFFTRLFNEFGLADALGHLSCILPVQDPDQFDADFGVHLGPKQVIARVPVAHCIDAEKSASFDRLHKQGLGLIVDGLPPHGAELNKHVSAMVLHCQSGTSSDAVSWLQKLRGAHIVEQVPDQLRLDVCSSAGFRWFSGDYALHPSNTASQRDAISHARLLKMLELVSRDADAHEIELLLRQDPALSYQLFKLVSSAAFGYSSHVTSFNQAINLLGRRQLQRWLQLLLYARNPNDIAANPLLPRAAARAGLMEAMCKELGYDRDEQDRAFIVGMFSLLNILLDMSLAEILQPLTMPPDVVEALLERSGRLGQLLDIVERSEYGGAPLRHEDLERSGLDAESYCHCLMRAYRWAAQVSHDA, encoded by the coding sequence ATGGCTGTTAAAGATAGTACGGACGCATTTCCACTCGTTTTTTTTCAGCCTGTCGCAGATATCCATTACAACTGGACTGCGTTGATGCTGCATGTTTCACCACCGGCTCAAGGCGGTAGTGAATTCTTTACACGTCTTTTCAATGAATTCGGTCTGGCCGATGCGCTGGGCCATTTGTCTTGCATTTTGCCGGTACAGGACCCCGATCAGTTCGATGCTGATTTCGGCGTGCATCTGGGGCCGAAGCAAGTGATTGCCCGGGTGCCGGTTGCCCATTGCATAGACGCTGAAAAATCCGCTTCATTTGACCGTCTGCACAAGCAGGGCCTGGGTCTGATTGTCGATGGCCTGCCGCCTCATGGTGCCGAATTAAATAAGCATGTGAGCGCCATGGTGCTGCATTGCCAGTCAGGAACTTCTTCCGATGCCGTGAGCTGGCTGCAAAAATTGCGCGGTGCGCATATCGTCGAGCAGGTGCCGGATCAGTTGCGGCTGGATGTGTGCAGCTCGGCAGGGTTCCGCTGGTTTTCCGGCGACTATGCCCTGCACCCGTCGAATACGGCCTCGCAGCGCGATGCAATTTCACATGCGCGCCTGCTGAAAATGCTGGAGCTGGTATCGCGTGATGCCGATGCGCACGAGATCGAATTGCTGCTGCGCCAGGATCCGGCTTTGTCTTATCAATTATTCAAACTGGTGAGTTCTGCGGCCTTTGGTTATTCCTCGCATGTCACCAGTTTCAATCAGGCAATCAATCTTCTGGGACGTCGTCAGTTGCAACGCTGGTTGCAGTTGTTGCTCTATGCGCGCAATCCCAACGATATTGCCGCCAATCCTTTGCTGCCGCGTGCAGCTGCGCGCGCCGGGCTGATGGAAGCCATGTGCAAGGAGCTGGGATATGACCGCGACGAGCAAGACCGCGCATTTATCGTCGGCATGTTTTCCTTGCTTAATATTCTTCTGGACATGAGCCTGGCCGAAATTCTCCAGCCCCTCACCATGCCGCCTGACGTGGTGGAGGCCTTGCTTGAGCGCAGCGGCCGACTTGGTCAGTTGCTCGATATCGTAGAACGCTCAGAATACGGCGGCGCGCCTTTGCGCCATGAAGACCTGGAGCGCAGCGGTCTGGATGCCGAAAGCTATTGCCATTGTTTGATGCGTGCGTACCGCTGGGCAGCGCAAGTGAGTCACGACGCATGA
- the hemW gene encoding radical SAM family heme chaperone HemW, whose protein sequence is MIPIKPVSTIAPSRTTFAAHDREDGPAQAALAFLKPGSLSLSSLPPLSLYVHFPWCVKKCPYCDFNSHEVKDGFPEELYLAALRSDLEMALPLIWGRKINTIFIGGGTPSLLSAAGLDRLLSDVRTLLPLDTEAEITLEANPGTFEAEKFKAYRASGINRLSIGIQSFNSTHLQALGRIHDGDQAQRAVEIAQTHFDNFNLDLMYALPGQSLAQAREDLERAMAYAPPHLSLYHLTLEPNTLFAKYPPQVPDDDASAEMQDMIAEATAAAGYGHYEVSAYAKAGRQSRHNMNYWQFGDYLGIGAGAHSKLSFPHRIVRQMRYKHPQTYLDQVQAGRPVQEEAEITRSELGFEFMLNALRLTDGFAPNLFAERTGMPLNAIQEILNLVENRGLLFRDHQVIRPTVLGSRFLNDLQEMFLT, encoded by the coding sequence ATTATTCCGATCAAGCCGGTTTCCACGATTGCCCCCTCCCGCACCACGTTTGCCGCACACGATCGCGAAGACGGCCCGGCGCAGGCGGCGCTGGCGTTCCTCAAACCGGGCAGCCTGAGTCTGAGCAGTTTGCCGCCCTTGTCGCTATATGTGCATTTTCCGTGGTGCGTTAAAAAATGTCCGTATTGCGATTTCAATTCGCATGAAGTCAAGGATGGGTTCCCGGAAGAACTTTATCTGGCGGCGCTGCGTAGCGATCTGGAAATGGCGCTGCCTTTAATCTGGGGCCGCAAGATCAATACCATTTTCATCGGCGGCGGTACACCGAGTTTGTTATCGGCGGCGGGACTGGATCGCTTGCTGTCGGATGTGCGCACTTTGTTGCCGCTCGACACCGAAGCGGAAATTACGCTGGAAGCCAATCCCGGGACTTTTGAAGCGGAGAAATTCAAGGCGTATCGCGCCAGCGGGATTAATCGTCTGTCGATTGGCATTCAGAGTTTTAATTCGACGCATTTGCAAGCCTTGGGCCGGATTCATGATGGCGATCAGGCGCAGCGGGCGGTGGAAATTGCCCAAACGCATTTCGATAATTTCAATCTCGATCTGATGTACGCCTTGCCGGGACAATCGCTGGCGCAGGCGCGCGAGGATTTGGAGCGCGCCATGGCGTATGCACCGCCGCATCTGTCGCTTTACCATCTGACGCTGGAACCGAATACCTTGTTTGCCAAATATCCGCCGCAGGTGCCGGACGACGACGCCAGTGCGGAAATGCAGGACATGATCGCGGAAGCCACTGCGGCGGCAGGTTACGGCCACTACGAAGTGTCGGCCTATGCCAAAGCGGGTCGGCAGTCGCGTCACAATATGAACTACTGGCAATTCGGCGATTACCTCGGCATCGGCGCGGGCGCGCATTCCAAACTCTCGTTTCCGCATCGCATCGTGCGCCAGATGCGCTACAAACATCCGCAAACATATCTGGATCAAGTGCAGGCCGGCAGGCCGGTTCAGGAGGAGGCGGAGATCACGCGCAGCGAATTGGGTTTCGAATTTATGCTCAACGCATTACGACTCACCGATGGCTTTGCGCCGAATTTATTTGCCGAACGCACCGGCATGCCACTCAATGCAATTCAAGAAATCCTGAACCTTGTCGAAAACAGAGGGCTGCTATTTCGCGATCATCAAGTGATACGTCCTACCGTTCTCGGCAGTCGGTTTTTAAACGATCTTCAAGAAATGTTTCTTACTTGA
- the rdgB gene encoding RdgB/HAM1 family non-canonical purine NTP pyrophosphatase, translating into MTISHPTMLTRKIVLASNNRGKLAEFAELLAPLGLDVRPQAEFDLPEAEEPYATFIENALTKARHAARLTGLAALADDSGICVNALGGAPGVLSARYAGEPKSDAANNRKLLIDLAAHEDKSAYYYCVLVFVRHADDPQPVIADGSWRGEIIAEPRGEGGFGYDPLFWVKEYGKTVAQLSPLEKNAVSHRGQALRELIGKLR; encoded by the coding sequence ATGACGATTTCTCATCCGACCATGCTGACCCGTAAAATTGTGCTGGCGTCGAATAACCGCGGCAAGCTCGCGGAATTTGCTGAACTGCTCGCGCCTTTGGGACTCGATGTACGCCCGCAAGCGGAATTCGATCTGCCAGAAGCCGAGGAACCGTACGCCACTTTCATCGAAAACGCGCTGACCAAGGCGCGTCATGCGGCGCGTTTGACGGGACTGGCAGCGCTGGCCGATGATTCCGGCATCTGCGTGAATGCGCTGGGTGGCGCGCCCGGCGTACTGTCGGCGCGTTACGCCGGTGAGCCGAAATCGGATGCAGCGAATAATCGCAAGCTCTTGATCGATCTGGCGGCGCACGAAGACAAGTCTGCTTATTACTACTGTGTGCTGGTGTTTGTGCGGCATGCCGACGATCCGCAGCCGGTGATTGCCGATGGAAGCTGGCGCGGTGAGATCATTGCCGAACCGCGAGGTGAGGGCGGCTTTGGATACGATCCCTTGTTTTGGGTGAAGGAGTACGGCAAGACGGTGGCGCAATTGTCGCCGCTTGAAAAAAATGCCGTCTCGCATCGCGGTCAGGCCTTGCGCGAGCTGATCGGAAAATTGCGATGA
- the rph gene encoding ribonuclease PH: protein MSVSHRPSGRPAAALREVRLQRHYTRHAEGSVLVEFGDTKLICTASIEDRVPGFLKGQGRGWLTAEYGMLPRSTHTRMDREAAKGKQSGRTQEIQRLIGRALRAAFDLEGFGERTLQLDCDVIQADGGTRTAAITGAMVAAYDAFSLLQSRGAIEVLPVKHFVAAVSVGVYKGVPVLDLDYPEDSGCDTDMNVVMNEAGHFIEVQGTAEGVAFERATLDSLLDLAQGGIADLIRLQKQTLGLPF from the coding sequence ATGTCAGTGAGCCATCGTCCCAGCGGCCGTCCCGCCGCAGCACTTCGCGAAGTCCGTTTGCAGCGTCACTACACCCGGCATGCCGAAGGTTCGGTGCTGGTTGAATTCGGTGATACCAAGCTGATTTGCACCGCCAGCATTGAAGATCGCGTCCCCGGATTTTTGAAAGGGCAGGGACGCGGCTGGCTGACCGCCGAGTACGGCATGTTGCCGCGCTCCACACATACCCGTATGGATCGCGAAGCGGCCAAGGGCAAGCAATCTGGCCGCACTCAGGAAATTCAGCGACTGATCGGTCGCGCTTTGCGCGCTGCTTTCGATCTCGAAGGTTTCGGCGAACGCACCTTGCAGCTCGATTGCGATGTGATTCAGGCCGACGGCGGTACGCGCACAGCGGCGATCACCGGTGCCATGGTGGCGGCGTATGACGCTTTTTCCTTGCTGCAATCGCGTGGTGCCATCGAAGTGCTGCCAGTCAAACATTTTGTGGCGGCGGTGTCGGTCGGTGTTTACAAAGGCGTGCCGGTACTGGATCTGGACTATCCGGAAGACTCCGGTTGCGATACCGACATGAACGTCGTGATGAACGAGGCCGGTCATTTCATCGAAGTGCAGGGCACTGCTGAAGGCGTGGCCTTTGAACGCGCCACGCTCGATAGTTTGCTCGATCTGGCGCAGGGTGGTATTGCCGATCTGATCCGTTTGCAAAAGCAAACGCTGGGTTTGCCGTTCTGA